From Humisphaera borealis, the proteins below share one genomic window:
- a CDS encoding alpha/beta hydrolase: MRYTIGLIGLTVGFATFAHSVAAGADAPVKLLEPKPLTAGHKVVALFPPGHPALKAGPGSDQEEKFNTGGGRVSAVTNIHNPSIELYLAPPDKANGMSVILSPGGGNNTCNVGPEGTDIAAWFNSVGVSCFVHRYRLKPYGSATDALLDTQRAIRTVRANAKEWNIDPNKIGHMGFSAGGEQTARIVLTFDAGKADAADPIDRVSSRPDWVVLVYPGWVPGSLDLSNVPKDLPPTFLVCAGTGDVFHAKQTVEFYNALFEVGKSMKPKPLNIEMHIYGAGAHGGAISPRKGIPFGTWHQRFVEWATDLKLMPAAVPAESSGATPTTGK; this comes from the coding sequence ATGCGGTACACCATTGGCCTGATCGGCCTGACAGTCGGTTTCGCGACGTTCGCCCACTCGGTCGCGGCCGGTGCGGACGCGCCAGTGAAGCTATTGGAACCCAAGCCGCTGACGGCGGGCCACAAGGTTGTTGCGCTGTTTCCGCCGGGACATCCTGCATTGAAGGCCGGCCCGGGCTCCGACCAGGAGGAGAAGTTCAACACCGGCGGTGGTCGCGTGTCGGCCGTCACCAACATTCACAACCCGTCAATCGAGCTCTATCTGGCCCCGCCAGACAAGGCCAACGGGATGTCGGTCATCCTCTCGCCCGGCGGCGGGAACAACACCTGCAACGTGGGCCCGGAGGGCACCGACATCGCCGCCTGGTTTAACTCGGTCGGCGTCTCCTGCTTCGTCCATCGCTACCGGCTCAAGCCGTACGGATCGGCGACGGACGCATTGCTGGATACGCAGCGAGCCATCCGAACGGTCCGCGCCAACGCCAAAGAGTGGAACATTGACCCGAACAAGATCGGGCACATGGGCTTTTCGGCCGGCGGCGAGCAGACCGCACGGATTGTGTTGACGTTCGACGCCGGCAAGGCCGATGCAGCCGATCCGATCGATCGCGTCAGCTCGCGGCCCGACTGGGTGGTGCTGGTCTACCCCGGCTGGGTTCCCGGATCGCTCGATCTGAGCAATGTCCCCAAGGACTTGCCGCCGACATTCCTGGTGTGCGCTGGAACCGGCGATGTCTTCCACGCCAAGCAGACGGTGGAGTTCTACAACGCATTGTTCGAGGTCGGTAAGTCGATGAAGCCCAAGCCGCTGAACATCGAGATGCACATTTATGGTGCTGGTGCGCACGGCGGAGCAATCTCGCCCCGCAAGGGCATCCCCTTCGGCACATGGCATCAGCGGTTTGTGGAGTGGGCGACCGACCTCAAGCTGATGCCCGCCGCTGTGCCCGCGGAATCGTCCGGGGCAACGCCAACAACGGGCAAGTGA
- a CDS encoding SGNH/GDSL hydrolase family protein, protein MSQHIARAVATLLISAGLASTAIAADPKPSAADSKPPAAAETKKAAPNPAMAPIKDVAGLPRVLLIGDSISIGYTVPVRKQLEGKANVHRALANCGPTKNGVTGIDKWLGDGKWDVIHFNFGIHDLRHMPDGKRQVEPADYEKNLRTLVEKMKKTGAKVIFATTTPIPAGELNPVRTFGDVGEYNQIALKVMKDTGVTIDDLNAAITPHLAKMQRPKDVHFSEEGSNFLATKVVESIKAAL, encoded by the coding sequence ATGAGCCAACACATCGCCCGCGCCGTCGCAACATTGCTGATTTCGGCAGGTCTCGCTTCCACGGCGATCGCCGCCGACCCGAAGCCATCGGCCGCGGATTCCAAGCCCCCCGCCGCCGCCGAGACAAAGAAAGCTGCACCCAACCCGGCGATGGCTCCGATCAAAGATGTCGCCGGCCTGCCGCGGGTGCTGCTCATCGGCGATTCGATCTCCATCGGCTACACCGTACCGGTTCGCAAGCAACTGGAAGGGAAGGCCAACGTCCACCGCGCCCTCGCCAATTGCGGGCCGACGAAGAACGGGGTCACGGGTATCGACAAATGGCTCGGCGACGGCAAGTGGGACGTGATCCACTTTAACTTTGGCATTCACGACCTCAGGCACATGCCCGACGGCAAGCGGCAGGTCGAACCGGCCGACTACGAAAAGAACCTGCGAACGCTGGTCGAGAAGATGAAGAAGACCGGCGCGAAGGTGATCTTTGCCACCACCACCCCCATCCCCGCCGGCGAACTGAACCCGGTGCGGACCTTCGGCGATGTCGGTGAATACAACCAGATCGCGCTGAAGGTGATGAAGGATACCGGCGTAACGATCGACGACCTGAATGCCGCCATCACGCCGCACCTGGCGAAGATGCAGCGCCCGAAGGACGTCCACTTTTCCGAAGAAGGATCGAACTTCCTGGCGACGAAGGTCGTCGAGTCGATCAAGGCCGCGTTGTGA